TTCGTTATGCCGCAGTGCGCGGCCTTGAGGCGTGCCCTGTTCGCGGCGGCGCCCCACGGGTCCACGCCGTACACCGTGCACGAGGGCCCCAGCCTCATGGCGAGCTCGAGCATCGGGAAGCCGGTGCCGAAACCGATGTCGAGGGCGGTCATTCCTTTTCGGTACTCGACGAGCTCGAGAAGGCGCCTGCCGAATGGCGCCGACCAGAGCGGCACCTCGTCGCAGCAGGAGACGAGGATTTCGTCGTTGAAGTCGATGCCGGGTTCGATGTCGCTCATTGTACGGGTTCCGTGATCGGCGGTATCCATGATAACGGCCGGTGTTAAGCAAGAAGCAACAGGCTTATCGCCATGACCGCCATCCCGGCGATTAAACCGCCGATGGCGATATGATGTTTACCGTATTCCTCGGCGGTGGGCAACAGTTCGTCAAGGGAAATATAAACCATGATGCCCGCCACCCCGGCGAAGACCACTCCGAACACGATATCGTTGAAAAAGGCCCGCAGTATGAAATATCCCACCAGCGCTCCGACCGGTTCCGCAAGACCTGAAAGCAAGGACAGCCAGAACGCCTTCGTTTTGCTTTTTGTCGAATAGTAAATCGGAACCGATACGACCATTCCCTCGGGGATGTTATGAATCGCGATCGCGACGGCGATACTGACGCCCAGGGCGGGATCGCTCAGGGCCCCCATGAACGTGGCCAGACCCTCCGGAAAATTATGAATGCCGATTGCGAGCGCCGAGAACAGGCCCATTCTCAGCAGTCTT
Above is a window of Spirochaetota bacterium DNA encoding:
- the zupT gene encoding zinc transporter ZupT, which gives rise to MNTENILFAFGLTVFAGLSTGIGSVMAFFSKKYNPNFLCGSLGFSAGVMIYVSFVEIFVKARYSLSGVLGEKTGYYVTVIAFFSGVALIALIDKMVPSVENPHEIGNINEDAYKSARNDRRLLRMGLFSALAIGIHNFPEGLATFMGALSDPALGVSIAVAIAIHNIPEGMVVSVPIYYSTKSKTKAFWLSLLSGLAEPVGALVGYFILRAFFNDIVFGVVFAGVAGIMVYISLDELLPTAEEYGKHHIAIGGLIAGMAVMAISLLLLA